DNA sequence from the Candidatus Krumholzibacteriota bacterium genome:
AAGAATTATCCGTCGTTTCGATGGAAAAGGTTGTAAGCAGGATGTCCGACCTGCCTACACTGCCGAATACGTTGATGAAGATATGGATGCTTCTCGAATCGGCCGACTCATCATCGAAAGATCTCGAAAAAGTGATCTCTCTCGACCAGTCGCTGAGCGCGAAGATCCTTCGTCTGGCAAATTCCCCTTTCTATCACATCCCGCAGAAAGTGAACAACGTCTCGAGCGCCATAGTCAATGTCGGGTTCGAGACGATCAAGAACCTGGTGATAACCGTCTCCGTCACCTCCGTGCTCAAAAAACTCAAGAGCACGAACAAGTATTTCCCTCTCAAGGAATTCTGGCGCCACAGCGCGTCGGTCGGCGTCGTCGCGAGGGCTTTCGCGAAAAAGGTCCCGGGCGTCGACAGCGAACTCTGTTTCTGCGCGGGGGTACTTCACGACATAGGAAAATTCGTTCTGAATATTCTCTACCCGAATCAATATGCCGAAGCGATATCGCTTGCAGCGGTCGAAAAAAACTATATCCACCTGGCGGAAAGGGATGTCTTTTCGTTCGATCACGCGAAGGTGGGCGAGGTCTTTGCCCGGTACTGGCAGTTTTCCAACGATCTCAGGTCGATCATCGGATCGCACCACAAAGAGCTCAGCGAAGTCGATGACGAGGTCCTGATGGAGACCGCGGTCGTCCAAATCGCCGACGCGCTCGTCCGCAATATTCCGTACGGGTTCCCCGGTGATTTCATGAAAGGCGAATATTCAGATCACGTCTTCGAGCTTTTCGATATCAATATCGGGTTCATCGAGGAATTCCAGAAAGATATAATGAAAGATATCACCTCGGCGAGCGAGATACTCAATCTTGTCTGATCCCGCCTGGCGAATATTCACTTTGACACGGCAAGCGCTTCTCTCTTAATCTTCTGTCGGCAGCGTCGGTGTTTTCACCTCCCTTCAGCGGTGTGACGCTTTCAAAAGGGAAAGGGATATGGATTCTTTCAGGGTGACAATCCTTGGTTCAGGCACGATCATGCCGGTCCGGGGAAAGAGAGCGACGACTCTCATGGTAGAATCGGGGGGGGAGAAGTTCCTTTTCGACTGCGGGCCGGGCGCGATGGATGCCCTTGCCGAAAACAATATACCGTACAGCTCGGTCTCGAAGATATTCCTCACCCATTTCCATCCAGACCATACGCTCGGGATCGTTCATTATCTTTCGGCGCTTAAAAACGACAGGTCTGCCGGTATTCCGGAAAGATTGGAGATCATCGGCCCGGAAGGGACCGGTGATTTTCTCCAGCGGCTGAGCGTCCCCTATCCATCGCTGCCGGCGGCGGCGAGGATCGAGGTCACAGAGCTCTCTGACGGCGACGAGGCTGTTTTCGGCGGCGTAGAGGTCACTGCCGCTCTGGCCGATCACGCAAGCGCTCCAGCCCTTTCGTACAGAGCGGACTCGAACGGAAGATCGATCG
Encoded proteins:
- a CDS encoding MBL fold metallo-hydrolase, coding for MDSFRVTILGSGTIMPVRGKRATTLMVESGGEKFLFDCGPGAMDALAENNIPYSSVSKIFLTHFHPDHTLGIVHYLSALKNDRSAGIPERLEIIGPEGTGDFLQRLSVPYPSLPAAARIEVTELSDGDEAVFGGVEVTAALADHASAPALSYRADSNGRSIVYTGDTAYNERLVRLAQGADLLIAECSFPDSIPVAGHMTPSAAGRLAAEASAERLILIHLYPYYEVSDPIDTVKTRYKGDISTAFDGMTIGV
- a CDS encoding HDOD domain-containing protein; translation: MVVIDPGNPEAKELSVVSMEKVVSRMSDLPTLPNTLMKIWMLLESADSSSKDLEKVISLDQSLSAKILRLANSPFYHIPQKVNNVSSAIVNVGFETIKNLVITVSVTSVLKKLKSTNKYFPLKEFWRHSASVGVVARAFAKKVPGVDSELCFCAGVLHDIGKFVLNILYPNQYAEAISLAAVEKNYIHLAERDVFSFDHAKVGEVFARYWQFSNDLRSIIGSHHKELSEVDDEVLMETAVVQIADALVRNIPYGFPGDFMKGEYSDHVFELFDINIGFIEEFQKDIMKDITSASEILNLV